In the genome of Plasmodium gaboni strain SY75 chromosome 2, whole genome shotgun sequence, the window GaaacattataatatttttattattatttatttataatattttttactgttctttttttttttttttttattattattatttaattgaAAAGTTCTGtctataatataataaatattatgcttttattttaaaaagatatattatattattttattttattgtgAATTTcaatttgttttttttttgttctgTTTGTTTGATCCTCAATAAATgtaacatatatatatatatatatatatatatatatatatatttgtgtggtaaataattataataatatatataggtttatttgtttgtataatataaagaGATGTGcaatttatatttaaataataaaatttataattcgtaataaaaatgttatatacagctacaattatttattatattacacattaaaataaaacattttttatgataaatataattattttcatatgaataaaaaatacaaattaataatatgtataaacatgaaataatttaaaaagtagaataaaaaaaatgaaaaaaaagtattttataaaattattaatttctatgtataatattacattCATATGTGGAATGCCATATATGTTTACGATGGTAAAAataagaaagaaaaaaattttatttttttaaataaatttaaaaattattaatattatatatatatatttatttatttattttatagGTTGTGTGTGtgaataaattatattccttttttgCATATGAATTCGATGAAAGACATCAAAGAAATTTGTATGAAATagaatatttaattaaaaataaagaatcATATTCCTTAGAAAAAAGTGATTCCTCAAAAATAGATAATTATGATGAGCCTATTGAGAATGTACCTTATATTGATGAAGATATAGAAGATAATTATGTAGATGAATTAAACGAATTAATTgaaataaatgaagaagataTATCTAGTGAAATGAATAAAAGTGATCCATTAAATGATTTGACAAAATCAGATGgatttaataatataagcGAATCATATAAGAGGGAAGGTAGTGAAAGTAAATATGTTTCAAATATATCAGAAAAGGAAATGGCATTTCAAGATAATTGTAGAAAATCTTCccataataaaaagaaaggATATTCTTTAGAAGAAGaattagaaaaattatatagaattgcattaaataatagtaatttaagtaataaaaatgaaaaaaataaaaataataaaaatttaaatgatacaaatataattaataatacaaaCATATGTGTTGATTACAcatattatgatatattaaatataagtGAAAATTCTAAATTagaagaaattaaaaaaaaatattatgaagTAGCTTCAAAATATCATCcagaaaaaaatattggaaatgataaatatgttaaaaaatttGAACTAATAAATAAAGCATACCAAATATTAAGTAATGAAGAAATgagaagaaaatataatagaGTTGGACCTTctaaaatgaataataaaaatttaatagatccgtttgtattatttatgttatCCTATATGTCAATAAATATGAGTGAATATGTTGgtaaattaaaaatagaaTACCTTATTGAAGAGTCATTTGAGACGAATTCAAACTTTTATGAtctattattatcaaataaaattatgaatAACTATTTAGATGtagaacaaaaaataaGAGAAGTTGAATTAGCCTTATTATTAAGAGATAGattagaaaaatatttagaATGTGATGAAAATTGTATTGTACcaatagaaaataatattagaACAATTCTTGaatattctttttcattttctataatgaattatataggatggttatatgaatatttcTCTAGAATATATATGGGCTATAATATAGAATTATCTTTAatgaatgaaaataaaGGAATAATGGAAAATGTGTTTAGAAATATAGttaaaaaggaaataaataaaaattcattaaataaaaacattgTGAATATAACAAAAGTTTCAGATGATTCTAGGATTATAGATCAAAAGGACtataataatgaagatTTTAAGAATTGCACTGTTTTATttaatcatattatatcaaataatgagaataataaaaatttagaCGATATGACAAGAAACATACTTATATTAATCATATtagatataaaattaataataaaaaaagcTGTTGAAAGGGTTTTATGCGATAAAGGAGTAAGTGTATCAACTAGGAAAAAACGAGCAAAAGGTTTGATGAGTTTGGGGAAGGAAATACAAAATTGTACGAAAGAAATAGAGGACAAGGGTCATAAGattataaataagaatacaaatattttagATAGTATAATTGaggatataaaaaaatatatggaaatagataaaatgaattttttaaaagaaaaaggGCGAAGAGAAATAGATAGGATATTTTGTTTTGTaggaaataatatataccgtaataaaatgaaacgtaatataaatgaaaagTTGAAGCTAgtaaaatttttaaaatatatgattaatTCAAAGGAAGAgtaaataaaagaaaaaatatatatgaataatagaaattgttataatttatattggtatatatatgtgtaatttattgaaatagagaatatttttttaaatgtttcatttttttctaaatacaaaatttgtttttctatatatatatatatatataaatatatatctagTCTTCTTTTATTACACAATGTGAATTTTAAATGTGTATTTGTATCattaagaaatatatataaaaatataaaagaaattaatgaaaacaaaaatatatgatacatataactttgtatgtattaaatagtttctatatgttatttgttatatattatgtattaatacttttttttttttttttttttttttgttttttatgaaatatttttattatagctgttttaaaattttaagagttatttttttttatatataatttatgtaagatgaaaaaaatattatatattctatttCAATAACAGTACTTTATTCTATTTACgaataaaatattacaatctgcaaattataatttttaataaagtTATTTTTAACgtattaattttatatcaaaatgaaaaatttgACATACAAAAATTAAGATATGTAAAGTAATAAGTTcttttcatattaatagaaaaattaattttagacaaaaaaaaaaaaaaaaaaggaaacaaacaaaattataaatatttatatgcaCATAAgtaaaattaatattttttttatgaaaaatggaataataaaaatatttgcTTTTGtattcatcatatatatataaagacattaaaaatataaaaaataaaaagttatataataaaaacattatttttattttgttttattattattattttttatttctgtaatattcatattagAGTTCACAAATAATGTtgtttataattatataatcttctattataaatatattttattccTTATGAgtattttaataaatacaGTTGTTTTGTACAATGATtacattaaatatatatatatatatatatatatatgtatatatataataatatatatatacacatttTAATTATGCGAAAAGACAACACAGATGCCATGTTCCTTCTAAAGGTAAATGATACTCTTGAGGCTCTGTGTTATTTAAATTTCTACATTTAAGTATTTTTAAGAACATTTTTCTAATATCGtcattttcttctttaaCACTATAGTTATAAATTTCTTTAAttattcttcttttttgCGTATCATCTTCgttatatatgtatgatTGTGCTAGCCCTCTAAGTCTCTGTTTAACTTCTTCAGGTGCttccatattatttattaacCATGATGTACTGTTAAGTCTTTGAAGTTTTTCATCTCCATCGGAATTTTGAATTATTTCATCaattgtattatttatttgaatcTGTTGATTCCTTAATTGTGTATTTGTTTGATTTTCATCCTGTATTATATTTGGTTgttctattttatttggttctattttatttggttctattttatttggttctattttatttggttctattttatttggTTCGTCTTCTTTGTTTTCTCTTAAGTAACT includes:
- a CDS encoding putative DnaJ protein, which encodes MYNITFICGMPYMFTMVVCVNKLYSFFAYEFDERHQRNLYEIEYLIKNKESYSLEKSDSSKIDNYDEPIENVPYIDEDIEDNYVDELNELIEINEEDISSEMNKSDPLNDLTKSDGFNNISESYKREGSESKYVSNISEKEMAFQDNCRKSSHNKKKGYSLEEELEKLYRIALNNSNLSNKNEKNKNNKNLNDTNIINNTNICVDYTYYDILNISENSKLEEIKKKYYEVASKYHPEKNIGNDKYVKKFELINKAYQILSNEEMRRKYNRVGPSKMNNKNLIDPFVLFMLSYMSINMSEYVGKLKIEYLIEESFETNSNFYDLLLSNKIMNNYLDVEQKIREVELALLLRDRLEKYLECDENCIVPIENNIRTILEYSFSFSIMNYIGWLYEYFSRIYMGYNIELSLMNENKGIMENVFRNIVKKEINKNSLNKNIVNITKVSDDSRIIDQKDYNNEDFKNCTVLFNHIISNNENNKNLDDMTRNILILIILDIKLIIKKAVERVLCDKGVSVSTRKKRAKGLMSLGKEIQNCTKEIEDKGHKIINKNTNILDSIIEDIKKYMEIDKMNFLKEKGRREIDRIFCFVGNNIYRNKMKRNINEKLKLVKFLKYMINSKEE
- a CDS encoding exported protein (hyp2) codes for the protein MIHAYVKIFYIAVLFGLIVLHQNVFAQKQPYEEKNEDNKLKTRTLSYLRENKEDEPNKIEPNKIEPNKIEPNKIEPNKIEQPNIIQDENQTNTQLRNQQIQINNTIDEIIQNSDGDEKLQRLNSTSWLINNMEAPEEVKQRLRGLAQSYIYNEDDTQKRRIIKEIYNYSVKEENDDIRKMFLKILKCRNLNNTEPQEYHLPLEGTWHLCCLFA